A stretch of the Thermus thermophilus genome encodes the following:
- a CDS encoding ParB/RepB/Spo0J family partition protein has product MSRKPSGLGRGLEALLPKTGAGVVRLPLASIRPNPRQPRKRFAEESLKELADSIREKGLLQPLLVRPQGDGYELVAGERRYRAALMAGLQEVPAVVKDLTDREALELALVENLQREDLSPVEEARGYQALLEMGLTQEEVARRVGKARSTVANALRLLQLPPEALEALERGEITPGHARALLMLEPEDRLWGLKEILEKGLSVRQAEALRERLAMASRRPPEPSPLSLELSRHLGLPVRVVGGKKGKVVIQYRSLEELEALLRRLGYQA; this is encoded by the coding sequence GTGTCCAGGAAGCCTAGCGGTCTCGGGCGGGGCCTCGAGGCCCTGCTCCCCAAGACGGGGGCGGGGGTGGTCCGCCTGCCCCTCGCCAGCATCCGCCCCAACCCCCGCCAGCCGCGGAAGCGGTTCGCCGAAGAGAGCCTCAAGGAGCTCGCCGACTCCATCCGGGAAAAGGGCCTCCTCCAGCCCCTCCTCGTCCGGCCCCAGGGGGACGGGTACGAGCTCGTGGCGGGGGAAAGGCGCTACCGGGCCGCCCTCATGGCGGGGCTTCAGGAGGTTCCTGCCGTGGTCAAGGACCTCACGGACCGGGAGGCCTTGGAGCTTGCCCTGGTGGAGAACCTTCAGCGGGAGGACCTCTCTCCCGTGGAGGAGGCCCGGGGCTACCAAGCCCTTTTGGAAATGGGCCTCACCCAGGAGGAGGTGGCCCGGCGGGTGGGCAAGGCCCGCTCCACCGTGGCCAACGCCCTTAGGCTCCTCCAGCTTCCCCCCGAGGCCCTCGAGGCCCTGGAGCGGGGGGAGATCACCCCGGGCCACGCCCGGGCCCTCCTCATGCTGGAGCCCGAGGACCGGCTTTGGGGGCTCAAGGAGATCCTGGAGAAGGGGCTTTCCGTGCGGCAGGCGGAGGCCCTTAGGGAGCGCCTGGCCATGGCCTCCAGGCGCCCTCCCGAGCCCTCGCCCCTTTCCCTGGAGCTCTCCCGCCACCTGGGCCTGCCCGTGAGGGTGGTGGGCGGGAAGAAGGGCAAGGTGGTGATCCAGTACCGCTCCTTGGAGGAGCTGGAGGCCCTTCTGCGGCGCCTCGGCTACCAGGCGTAG